In Nicotiana tabacum cultivar K326 chromosome 10, ASM71507v2, whole genome shotgun sequence, the DNA window TAAAAGGGCAGCTCGTGCACTATGCCGGGGTCTGGGaaaggccggaccacaagggtctattgtatgcaaccttaccctgcatttctgctaGAGgctttccacggctcgaacccgtgacctcctggtcacgtgacatcaactttaccagttacgccaaggctccccttctagAAAAGTACTATGTAAGTATCTTTTTTTTGGGGGTTCTACAGTGAATGAGTTGCATAACCTAGTGCATGAGATACAGGGCACTGTAATGTAGTACATCAGCAAGTGAGTCTTTAAAGGTGTCGCCTTTGCTTAGCATAGAATGCCTAATCAACTTCctgatttctattactcattTGTTTTAATGTTTTGGGGTGGAGTGGGGAGAGAAGGATTATGTGAAAAAGGCAATGGAGTTTGCTTGAATTGCGCCAACGCTTAGTTGATAAATAAATTGGctcttattaaaaaaaattattaatggGATGTTCGGGATAGCTTGTATGCACTTGTGACTATGCCACTAGGTACTTGCATCCTTTCATAAGTATAAGTACCCGATAACTTTGTGATGCTAAGCTTGATGGGAAGAAAGCACATAAGCTTTTTTGTCACAACTGAGATTTGGCGTAGTCTCCTATAATCTTCATTTTAACTTCATCGACTAGGTACATCCTTGGGTGCAGATCAATGACTTCATACTTAGAATGTCATAATTAGATCTATCAATTCTACCATCTTCTAGAGTAAGCTGAAAGGTGACCTTGTATTTGAAAGCTTGAAGCATTCTAGTGACTTGTAGTTTTAGACATTTGCTGAGTAGAAAAAGTTTTATCCATCATTGAGCCATTATTAATTTTCGACGCCATTATTAATGTAATTCATCAGCAAGTGAGTTTTTAAAGGTGTCACTTTTGCTTAGCATAGAATGTCCTAATCaacttcttgatttttattaGTTGTTTTAATGTTTTGGGGAGTGGGAAGAGGAGGATTGTGTGGAAAATGTGATGGAGTTTGCTTGATTTTTCGCCAAGGCTTAGTAGATAAATGAATTGGCTCTTATTACAAGTTTCGAATAACGGGATGTTCGGGCTAGCTTGTATGCACCTTGACTATTCCACTAGGTAACTTGCATCCTTCCATAAGTGTAGGTGATGGATAACTTTTCCACACTAAGCTTGATGGGAAAAAATCACATAAACTTTCCTGCCAGAACTGAGATTTCACGTAGTCTCCTATCATCTTCATTTTAACTTCATCGACTGCTAGGTTACACCCTTGGGTACAAATCAATGAATTCATACTTGGAATGTCATAATTTGATCTATCGATTCTACCAACTTCTAGAGTAAGCTGAAAGGTGCTGCCTTTGTATTCGCGAGCTTGAAGCAGTCTAGTGACTTGTAGTTTTAGACATTTGCTGTGAAGAAAAAGCTTTATCCATCACTGAGCCAAATTATTAATTCTCGACCAATTGGAAAGATTTGTAGTTCGGACGCCGGAGTTGTGACATGTGAGATATGAATAGGGCAATATCACTCTAAATAGGGAAACTTTACTGTGTGCAAAAAGAGTTAAGTTTCCTTGATGAAACTTGAATCTTCTTCAAATGCTTACTGCATTGTGTAGTCAAATCCTCTTTTGGCCGAGTATTGCTTTCCAGATTACATAATATTTCCCCACACAGTATATCAAAATAGTATAATCAACTATTGTTTTCTAGTTTAAATTAATATATACTTCAACGTTCAACCCTTCCTTTTTCGCTCCTGAGAATATTAATTGATTTATGCTTGCtatattctttctttttaatGCAAAATGCAGTGTCATGTTCTGGCTTGGAACAGCCTTGTGATGTTTTTTAGGTAGAGGCAAGATAGAAGAACCTAATGCATGATCTATTGATGTTGTATCCAGCATTTCTTATTTCTTTGTGCTGAAGAGTAAATTTGACATTCCAGAGTCTCTGATGATATGTATGTTCAAGATTTAGTTAAGCCGCATTTTTCTGACTGCTCCGTGATATTAAAAGCAATTTCTTAATAGACAGAGCTGTGTGCTTTAGTATCGAAAATGTTATGGTTCACAACAGTAATAGAGTTTTTAAAAGTGGCTTCTCTGCTGGTGTAACATCTAACTATTGCAGGAATTCCTTTGTTTCAAGTACAGCTCTTTGTGGAGTCCTTCCACTAGGTTTATGGTGAGGAACTGCCTTTCAGATTTGCATTTTTGTTATTTTACACAAAAAGAGATCTGCCTGTCAGTTTTTCCGTGGGAAAAAAAGAAGATATTTAGcccccgtttggccatagattttgccaagtttttccaaaaaaaaattggCAGAACATGttttgtttatagattttatcCATGTTTTGGCAGATTTTGAAAAccaaattttcaaattccaaaactaGCTCTAGACCTATTTTTGGCCCAAAATACgacttttgatttttttaacaattttaaaaattaccccaaaatTTTGTGTTTTATAAAAAAGATCACCATCTATTATGATCCAACTAATCCACCAACTAATTACTATCATTTTCTTTTGAACTGATGTGTTACACATGTATTTTTGACGAATTATAGCGGTTAGTAATTGTGTTATTAGGAGTTGATATTAAAATATCCGGTTATGGTTTTAGGATAGTGTaatatgtagttcattataaaaacgTGATTTTGTGTCAAATTTATATATGTTCGGGATTATggtttgtgataatgataataaatAACATTGATGAAAGTTCTTCATATACAGGATTAGCAAGTTTGTTTGTttggtattgttgggtatttttgataatttttaaaacttatgggtataagtcacatttcatgttttttcaacaaaaacaaaaaagaagttaaatatgttttgaaaagttATGTCCAAATAGATTTTCATCGTCAAATCAAACTTCATCCAAATCAAGCAGTTCAAATTTTACAACAGACCAATTATCTGTCAAATTTCGAGCCGTGCGCCAGTTGGGCTCCCTATAGGCTCGCAACTCAAAATTTGTTACTATCAACTTATGCCAACTCCACAATGTGAAACAAAAATTTTTGGGAGAAAATGCTATGTTACAGTCAACTTCTGCACACCTAGTATATTAGATAGACCAATATTTATAAAGGAATATAGGGAAGGAGGATATACACAGTTGAAACACTTTTCCATATCTTATATACATTCTGAGTTAATAGGCACAGTGTAAGTCATGTTGTACGTGATGATTTCATCCAGTAATGATAtgagaaaaataaagaataagTTAAAGTTCATAGATGCACTATAAGAATGCATCGCTATTTCTTCCCATCCCACTACCAATAAAAGCTTTAATCTCGATTACAGGAGCAATGTTTTCTCTACTTAACTAGATTGTATCTTCACTACAGTAGTGCAAAGCAAGTGGCAAAAAATCAGGCTTAGAAATAGCTACCAAGAGATGAGTAAACTTCAGGTGGCAAAATACGAAACATCACCACTATGCTTCGCTTCCACAATGCCTCAACATTCAACTGCAAATGGCCCTAGCTCTAGTTGTCTTTCTAAGGGGCAGAGGAAACGTTGGGGAGTACATTTGGCAGATACACGATAGATATATCGAAGAGAAATGAACATATCGTGATTGTTGCACACAGCCTGGTAAACATAATGAATTACCAGAATCCTAATATAGGAGACTGTATAAACTCAACGACACCCAACCTGAAAAGTATAAAGCATCGGGAATTTTAGTATTACAATGGCCAATGTACAGTTCTACTAATCCCCAACAGTTGGATAGAATTAAAAGTTTATAGACGATTCTGCATGCATGGCATTGATTTATAAAGAGCCATGCACCATATCGGAGTTCGTATTAACAGCACATGGTGTCCTGTGCATAACCACCATCTGGATCTATTTATTTGCGATCGATCTTTTGCCAGCTTGAACAACAGCAGCTAGTTCCCTAATTTCCAACCCACAAATTCGAAGAAAAATCAACTTTGGGGGCCGCAATCTATCTGATGTCCACCACACAAGTAAAAAAATTTACAAGAAAGTGAAAGGGTTTGCAAAATCAATGAGCCCTCTCTTCGTCATCAAAATGTAGAGCCTCAATTCCTTTGATTGTGGTTTCATAGTTCTTTATTCCAGAAGTATTCCGGCCAGATGAAGCATATCTAGGATCGGACGATCCGCCAAGTGGAGAGCTTCTATGTCCACCTGATAATTTGTGCATGGTCCCTGGACTTGCCTCAGGTGTGCGAGAATGTGTAGGGTCAGAGTCATTCCCCATTGTGAAAGTCTCACGGCTCCCGGAGACTAGACCTCGCCTCAGAGATCCACTAGATCTTCCCATAAAAGTGGAGCTTGATAGCTGCAAATATTGGTAGCATTTAGAAAACTTGTGtgtgggtgggggtgggggtgggggggtgggggtTGAAGACTTGTGGTATAGCACAAGAGTAAACTTCAATTTTGACAACTTTGAAACCATAAAAACACCATTTACTATTTTGTTTTCGTGCAAGCTAAGTTAATATCGAACTACCATCTTTACCCAAGGTTATAGCATCTTTGGGAAAATTTATCAGCAGTAATGGAAGACTTGGACCAAGACACATTTCACTGTAACAGCTTCACAAGTCTTGATTGTCAGAGCATCACAAATCTCCCGCTAATGGCCTTTCAGGGCCTCTAGCATTTGAAATTTACTTTCTCTTTACGAAGGTTTTACTTAtcaaataactcaaactcacCATAGCATCCTTGCTCGTGGAATCATTTTCAATAGGACTCTTCTGCCTGGATAAACTTCCAGCATTTATAAGTGGCCCAGAACTTCTCCTCCGAGAAGGCTCTGCTGATTGTCTTCCTTCCCCTTCCCCTGCAAAAAATGTAGGAGAGCAGATGAAAAATGAGATTCTGAAAAAAATAGAGACAGAGACTTGACCAGTAGTTGAGTGTAGTTAGCAAAAGCCAGACACAAGCTGAAATAGAGACAATGTGCTCAAGTCTAAAAACAAAAGCACGCATAGAGGCGGGATTCTGGGAAATAACCTGATTGCCTTTCTACATTTGGAATAACTGGAGGCATGCCTGAGCTGGGTCCGGCACTAGGACcctagaaaaataaaaataaaaagcaatGGTTGTCAGATTCAAGCTCATCACACATGAAGAACGAAAAACGAGATGTTATACCACTCACAAGAGGTCGGGAAGGAGGAGCTGCAATTTgcgattgctgatacttcaaaaTAGTCCAATCAAACACATAGTCAAACTGAAAGCCTGCAACAGGAAACAGAATTGTAACAGAAAGCTAGTTGTATATTACCAAATAAAGCCAAAAACAGCTTCCAAAAGCTTAGTAAGACCTTCACGGATGAAGAGATCACGGAATATTCTCTTCAGATAAGCATAATCTGGCTTATCCTCGAAGCGAAGAGAACGACAATAATGGAAATATGATGCAAATTCAGTAGGATAACCACGACAGAGAGCCTGCAGAAACAGAGATCAGCTGTTTAGGCTCCATAAAGAAATTAGAAAGATCCAATCACCAAATGTGTAAATAAATTACCTCAATGGATGTTGAAACCTTCTTTTCACTAATTTTCTCATACTTCTGCTTCTTAGTTCCTGCTTTCAGCCCTTGCCAAGGAAGACTGCAATAAATAGATGTCAAACACAAGCAGAACAAAAACAAGAGGATAGATTGCAGCAAAAATCACCTTCCTCGGAGGAAGTACATAAGAACATATCCAAGAGACTCCAAATCATCCCTCCTGCTTTGTTCTACAATTACCAACATAATACATTAAGACATTGAGTCAAAAGACAGCAGAGTTCAACCGTCAGAAGAGTGAAGAAGCAGGCCTAAAGAACCAGAACACTTACCTATACCAAGGTGAGTGTTCATGCTAGCATATCTTGCAGTGCCGGTCAAGTTTTTGTTCTCTCTGCAGTGCAAAATGCCAGACAATAGCATATAAGCTAACAGGCATGAATAGGATTCACAAATACTAGATGCATAATGCATGTGCTTGAACATTAAAAAAAAGACCTAGGACACTTCGAATGAATAGTGCGCAGCCCTCTGTTgtacttcattttttttttattataaggATCTGTTGTACTTCAATTCTAAGCTGGAATATTCACACCATAAGATTCTAGGACATTCTGAATAATAATGAGCTGCCCTCTGTTGCACTTACAATTCTAAGCTGGAATATCCAGATATTCACATCGCATGGTTTTCTTTAGGAAACCGAAGGGAACGAGAGGGactggtatttttcaagattttagcACAATCACTAGTCTCCTCTCATTTCCTTTttcttccaatttcttccatccaAGCATAATATTAAAGCTTTCAGTAGGAATACATGTGCTCATCAAGCAGAGCACATCATACATTTCATATTGTATTATAGCCCATTATAGACAAAGCAGAATCTTGCATTGTCCTATTAAAATCTCAAAACAACCCTAGCTGTAACTTTACATAACGCTCAACTGAAGCCAATAGGATTATATCTGCTGtggttatttgaaaaatattaaacATTTCTTTTTCTTATGAAATAAGCAATTCGCACTTCAAAAAGAAATTTGAATAAACATTCATATTGAGTCATGATGTCATCCCTTTTTATCGAGGTAAAGTATTTTGCGCTATTACGGACGTTGTCAGCACCCTGATAATTAGCAGATGGCCTGGAGCTGTTCCTATCTTTTTGCAGTTGTAATccttgcatcttcttgatgccttttAATGAAAATTCTTActtcattaaaaaaaaagtattttgcaTTATGATGTCCTCACTGGTGGGGGGATTTAAGTCGAGTCCAAATCAGTTTGCTTCCAATGCTAAAGCCAAGTCAAAGCTTTTAAATTAAGGGAAAAGAACAAAAGGAGCAAGAGGATATTCACTACACTATCCAGTAGAGCAAAAAAGATGAGGAGAAATAAAGGTGCTGTAAACACTTGGTATCccaccaaacaagcaactcatAATCAACTAACCTGTAAGGAATGTGCTGGTGAGTTGAAGTGTCTCGATACTTTTTGGCTAGACCGAAGTCAATTATGTAAACCTGCATTTTAAGTCAAAACAAAATGGTAATGGAAAAATATCCTACAAAATAgtggaaataaaagaaaagatatAGTAAAAAGAATGTGGGACCTGATTTGCACGTCTTCCCAAGCCCATAAGAAAATTGTCTGGCTTGATATCTCGATGCAAAAATGATTTGGAATGAACAAATTCAACACGATTTATCTGCAGTACCAGAATAGCCATATAACCAACATATTTTAAGAAGGTTTACAAATGCTAAATTTAAAGATTTAAACGAAAGATTAACCATTTGATCTGCAAGCATTAAAACTGTCTTCAGGGAAAGCTTCCTGCtgcaaaaattaaataaatcttCAAGACTGGGTCCTAGCAAATCCATGACCAGAACATTGTAATCTCCCTCCACGCCAAACCACCTCACATTTGGAATACCAGCTACAACAGAAGTACTAGAATTACAATGCTACAAACTAGACAAGAGAGCAGAtatgttttaaaaatgaaaaagtaaaaaaagaaacaGGAAAAGCCATTACTTCCTCCTTGAAGAATTCTATACAACTTTGACTCATATAGCAACTGAGGATGCTTTGTCTTGACATTTTCctgcaaaaatatttaatatcttgaagcataataaaaaatatagatgaatagcCATTTATAGTGCGATAAGACATCTTAGAAAGCCATGAGCAAGGAGAGCACCTTGCTCGGTACTTAATTGTTTTATATAAGGATCTTGCAGATGTTTGTTATAAAGGAATATGCTACACATGAGATTCATTGCCTAATGCTAGTTCAACAAGCAAGCGATATGTCAAAATCTTAGAGGTTGGTGGGATGGAATATGTTTCAGAGCTAAGACCAGTGCACCGTTACATAGTAGTCTTACTAAAGTGCTGACTTTGACAATTTGGTTTGTAATTCTTACTATAGAAATGAGATGAGTTTGATATAACTTTCCTTCAAACACCAAATTCAAAACTTGATTTCATTTTTCTACAAAAATACAGTAAATTTGTAacactatttattatttttctgttTGGTTCGGAATCTTTTCATAGGTTTCCGTGGAAATATATGGATACATTAAACCATTACATGGATCAGCATGCACTGATAAGCCAATCATAAAATGCATCAAAGACGTCTTTGCTTTTTCTCCATACATCCATgtcctaggatactttaaaattAAAAGCTTCCTGAATGCCCACTTAAAACTTAAGCAAAGAATACTCCCTCCTCTAAGCAATTGATAGTGTTCTTTAGGCTCTCCCTGTTTCAGCAAAGAAGAAGCAATACACAAAACTTTGACCTAGTTGCCCTCAGATGAACACAGCCTGCAAAGGCCTTGAAGAACGCACCTCAACCAAGCAAGTAAACTCCGTGCACAACTTGACAAAAGAAATACAAACAACCTCAATTTCCACCCACAACAGATGAATATGGGAGTACTTCAACATTCAAGAGGGTGCGGCTTAGTGGTCAACGAAGTTGGATGAGAACTCAAGTTCAAATCCTAACACATAGATGCAAAAAAGAACTAGGTGATCTCTTCCATCTGCGTAAGCCATAGCGGGCACAACGAGCCGGTACCTATGTTAGGTAGGAAATAGCAGGTATCCAACGAAATAATCGAGATGGCTTAAACTAGCACACACACCACCAGCGTTGTGAAAAGCGGCCGCTTCCTCGCTTAAAGTAAGAAGCGAAGCGAGGCGACCCTATGACCGCTTCTGCTATATGAAGCGACTCAAGTAGGCAAAAGCGTGCGCTTCACACTAAAAAGCGAGAAGCGACAAAGGGAAGCGAGACGACCGAAGCGAGCACTTCTCTGTTTTAAACACCTGCCaacctatttaattaaaaaagaaaggtgtTCTTTTATTAAACATACGACTAGCAGCAACAGAGAGAAAGAGGCGACTAGGGTTCCAAGTCTTGTACACTTTTCAACTTCAACATATGACCAGTAGCAACAGGTATGTgatttcttcctcctcctcctcctccttcttcttcttcttcttccttttctttttctttcactgtttcaattgttgcggaagccaaatgtatatagtgtgaatgagtcacaactactataccaaaaaatATGGCagccactaaataataaataagacaataaagcaacaataaaaggaacaccagaatttacgaggttcgaccaattttgcctacttcctcggacacaaccaatattttattccactccaaaaatacaagtgaaataatactaaatagagaagatacaaatgacttaagaagataagaaaacAAATGAAAGGTTTGtcaaaatcctaaacattaggactccttttatagggaaaaattccCACCAGATTTACTTCCCAACCGATGTGGGATATTGTCatattcaacaaatctccaccttggcaaaattccacatcttcaattctctctcaataacaaattttggtttagtcttcatcttcaatcttcagtgtttagcaatgttgatcaaatccaaacaatgttgaaacttgaccgcagtcaccacttttgtcagcatatcagcaggattctccgtagtatgaattttcttcactgtgactccaccttcttctatgatttctcgtacgaaatgataccgaacatcaatgtgcttcgtccttgcatgataaacttggttcttcgctaattgaatagcactttgactatcacaaaagattgtgatacttttttgtccaacaccaagctcctttagcaacccctgaagccaaattgcctccttcacagcctctgtaatagccatgtagtTGAtattcgtttgtccagatcacccgcaaaatctgagtcacaatatccaactacagactgattgccttcctgctcaaaaactaacccaacatctacagtattatgaatataccgtagaatccacttcacagcttgccaatgctcctttcctggattatgcatatatctgctaataattCCAACAGCTTTGTGAAATctcaggtctcgtacagaccattgcatacatcaagctaccaatagcatttgcgtatggtacctttgacatatactctcgttcagcttcatcttttggcgacaaagtagtacttagcttaaaatggggagcaagtgaaGTACTAACTGACTTAGTcttttcatctatgccaaaacgttgtcgtactcttttcaaatattctttctgagataaacaaagtttctttgaacgtctatctcttattatctccatgccaagaattttcgttgcctcacccagatccttcatctcgaactccttcttcagttgaatcttcaacttatcaatttcttccgaattcttggaagctatcaacatatcatcaacatataggagaagatatacaaaggaaccatcttcaagcttgcgcaaatacacaaaatgatcatacttgcttctcttgtacccttgccgcaacataaacttgtcaaatcgtttgtaccattgtctagaaaattatttcaatccgtacaacgatttttcaagtttgcataccatattttcttttccagcaactttgaatccttctggctgagtcatgtagatttcctcctccaagtttccatgtaaaaacgcagtttttacatccatctgaactagttccaaatccaattgtgctaccaaagccaacataattctaatggaggaatattttacaactggagaaaacacttcattgtaatcaattccctccttttgagcatatcctttggccac includes these proteins:
- the LOC107803489 gene encoding casein kinase 1-like protein 1; the protein is MEPRVGNKYRLGRKIGSGSFGEIYLGTNIQTNEELAIKLENVKTKHPQLLYESKLYRILQGGTGIPNVRWFGVEGDYNVLVMDLLGPSLEDLFNFCSRKLSLKTVLMLADQMINRVEFVHSKSFLHRDIKPDNFLMGLGRRANQVYIIDFGLAKKYRDTSTHQHIPYRENKNLTGTARYASMNTHLGIEQSRRDDLESLGYVLMYFLRGSLPWQGLKAGTKKQKYEKISEKKVSTSIEALCRGYPTEFASYFHYCRSLRFEDKPDYAYLKRIFRDLFIREGFQFDYVFDWTILKYQQSQIAAPPSRPLGPSAGPSSGMPPVIPNVERQSGEGEGRQSAEPSRRRSSGPLINAGSLSRQKSPIENDSTSKDAMLSSSTFMGRSSGSLRRGLVSGSRETFTMGNDSDPTHSRTPEASPGTMHKLSGGHRSSPLGGSSDPRYASSGRNTSGIKNYETTIKGIEALHFDDEERAH